In one window of Mesoplodon densirostris isolate mMesDen1 chromosome 4, mMesDen1 primary haplotype, whole genome shotgun sequence DNA:
- the LYSMD4 gene encoding lysM and putative peptidoglycan-binding domain-containing protein 4 codes for MRQKEVLTKTFQGPAMVCRTPTSHIYMFENGVGDSGDSSEEESHQVALRPRGKECQKKGAHHPHQPGAGDMVLLQRELAQEDSLNKLALQYGCKVADIKKVNNFIREQDLYALKSVKIPVKNHGVLTETHKELRPLLSSSTETRVTFEEQPDPDRAAVSAGASSNPLTDFFKGIDQNIEHAVQSEIFLSESYCIETSSQPLLPTPPKIPTNGADCGIQRWNAVFIMLLIGIVLPVFYLVYFKIQTTSEIPSILNTTAVPNGSMAVSAVLGQSPKLAIPLPTIPSSDSQFSHTTHGES; via the exons ATGAGGCAGAAGGAAGTGTTAACCAAGACCTTCCAAGGCCCAGCCATGGTCTGTAGGACTCCGACCAGCCACATTTACATGTTTGAGAATGGTGTTGGGGACTCTGGGGACTCCTCTGAGGAAGAGTCCCACCAAGTAGCTCTGCGGCCCCGGGGCAAGGAGTGCCAGAAGAAGGGTGCCCACCACCCTCACCAGCCAGGAGCAGGGGACATGGTGCTGCTGCAGCGGGAGCTGGCCCAGGAGGACAGCCTCAACAAGCTCGCTCTTCAGTATGGCTGCAAA GTTGCAGATATCAAGAAAGTCAACAACTTCATCAGAGAACAAGACTTATATGCTTTGAAATCTGTTAAGATTCCAGTGAAAAACCACGGGGTCCTAACAGAGACCCACAAAGAACTCAGACCCCTCCTGAGCTCATCTACAGAGACCAGAGTGACCTTCGAGGAGCAGCCAGACCCAGACAGAGCAGCTGTCAGTGCCGGTGCCTCATCTAACCCACTGACGGATTTCTTTAAGGGCATTGACCAGAATATTGAGCATGCAGTGCAGTCAGAAATCTTTTTGAGTGAAAGTTACTGCATAGAGACCTCCAGTCAGCCATTGCTTCCGACTCCTCCGAAGATACCTACAAACGGTGCAGACTGTGGAATTCAGAGGTGGAATGCTGTTTTTATCATGCTTCTGATTGGAATTGTTTTACCAGTGTTTTATTTggtctattttaaaatacaaactacTAGTGAGATCCCTAGTATCTTGAATACAACTGCTGTCCCTAATGGCTCGATGGCAGTGAGTGCAGTTCTAGGGCAATCCCCCAAATTAGCGATTCCATTGCCAACCATCCCCTCTTCAGACAGCCAGTTCAGTCACACCACCCACGGGGAGAGCTAG